Genomic DNA from uncultured Vibrio sp.:
GCGAGTCTGCTTGAAACTCGAAACCATCAGGATGAAGACGCGTTAGATAGACACTTCCAGGTGCATCTTAAATACCTGCAAAATCGCTATCCGGATAATCTGAGCGATCAAGCCAGAGATATGATTGGGCGATTATTGCCCACAGGTGAATGCAGTGTCGAACAAGTCGCCCGAGCATTAGACATGCACCCGAGAATGTTACAAATAAGATTAAAACAGCACGGGAAGAATTATAGCCTGCTCTTGAGACAAGTGAGGCAGAGCCTGGCGGAGCGTCGCCTTAATGAAAATATCCAAAGTATTACCGATATCGCCCTACAACTTGGCTATGCCGAAACGGCGGTATTCAGTCGTCATTTTCGTCAATGGACAGGGAAATCACCTAGTCAGTGGCGACAAGAGCACAAATTAGAAAAAGTAAACGAGCACTGATATTAGCGCTCTTTTGTCTTCAGTTAGGACATTCACTGATACAACTTAAGTACAAGTTAAAGCTGGTGACCCACTAATCAAATTTGATCTGCAAAGCATTGCTAACGCAGGTTATGACACAACCACACCGTTTATTGTAATGAACAGTGATGAGTACGAATTTGAACTGATCGAACAAGATCAGGAAGACAAACAAATTGAAATTGGACAGCCTGTTATTCAAATGGCTTAAGGGTAAGTAAAGATGAGTAGTGTTTTTCCTGAAAACTTTTTATGGGGCGGCGCAGTAGCAGCCCACCAGGTTGAAGGCGGATGGGACCGAGATGGTAAAGGTCCAAGTATTGTAGATGTATTGTCCGGTGGTGATGTCGACACTCAACGTAAAATTACCGACGGTGTATTAGAGGGTTATCACTATCCGAACCATGAAGCGACCGCGTTCTACGATCACTACAAAGGTGACGTCGCACTGCTGGCCGAGATGGGCTTCAAATGTTTCCGTACGTCTATCTACTGGCCACGTATTTTCCCTAAAGGTGACGAGTTAGTACCAAACGAAGCCGGTTTACAATACTACGATGACCTGTTCGATGAGCTATTAAAACACGGTATTGAACCGGTTATCACCCTATCTCACTTTGAAATGCCGCTGCATTTATCAAAAGAGTACGGGGGCTTTAAAGATCGTCGCGTGGTCGACTTCTTTGTTCGCTACGCAGAAACGGTCATGCGTCGCTACAAGAACAAAGTGAAATACTGGATGACGTTCAACGAGATCAACAACCAACGAGATTTGCATTTACCTCTTTGGGGCTACTCAAACTCAGGCGTGGATTACACGGTTGAGGAAAAGCCAGAAGAATGTATGTACCAAGTGGTTCACCATGAAATGGTAGCCAGTGCAAAAGTTGTAAAAATTGGCCACTCTATTAACCCTGATTTCCAAATAGGCTGTATGGTTGCGTGGGTACCAATTTATCCATATTCGTGTAATCCGGATGACGTCATGCTGGCACAAGAAGCGATGCGTAACCGCTTCTTCTTCAGTGATGTGCATATGCGCGGCGAATATCCGGCATACACACTGAAAGAGTGGGAACGCAAAGGCTACAACATCAAGATGGAACCCGGCGATCTGGAGATCTTAAAAGAAGGTGTTTGTGACTATATCGGATTTAGTTACTACATGTCGGTCGCGGTCAAAGCCGATGCGGAAGAAACTACAGAAGGATCAATGAGCGGCTTTACCGGCAGCGTTAAAAACCCATACGTTCAAGCCTCCGAATGGGGTTGGCAGATTGACCCTGTCGGCTTGCGCTACTCGCTCTGCGAGCTGTATGAACGCTACAACAAGCCACTGTTCATCGTAGAAAATGGTTTTGGTGCGATTGACAAAGTGGAAGAAAGCGGCGAAATCAACGATGACTACCGAATTGACTACCTGAAAGCGCATATTGAAGAAATGGCCAAAGCGGTTGCTTACGATGGCGTTGATCTAATGGGATACACACCTTGGGGCTGCATTGACTGTGTTTCTTACGGTACGGGTGAATACCGTAAACGTTATGGCTTTATTTATGTCGATCGTCACGACGATGGCACAGGAACCATGGGCCGTAGCCGTAAGAAGAGCTTCTGCTGGTACAAAGACGTCATCAGCAGCAACGGTGAAAAACTGTAAAGCGCCAGCGAGAAACTGTAAATAGACATAATGCACCCTGAGCCTGCGGCAAAAGGTGCATTTTTTATCCCTAATTTAACCTCAGACGATAATCGCAATTAGAGAACAGCGGCCAAAACGGGTACTCGTGCTCTATCTGTGTGCGTATAGTGGACTTATGTCTAAAATAAGACAACGGTTTACTTTCGCTCAGACAAATAGTGTAAACTGTCATACCAAAGTGTTTGGGAATAAAAAATGGCGACAATCAAAGACGTATGTAAAGCTGCAGGCGTTTCAAAGGCAACCGTATCCAGAGTTATAAATGGAAGCGAATATGTGAAAGATCAGACCCGTGAGTCTGTGTTAGCGGCGATGAAATCTTTAGGCTATCAACCTAATGCTTTTGCGCGTGCCTTGGCAACCAACAGCTACAATACGTTCGGTTTAATTCTCCCTCATTTTGAAAGTCACTATTTTGGTTCGATGCTGACAGAAGCTGCAATGGATATGCAAAAAGCTGGCAAGAAATTGTTTGTGATGAACAGCAGCGACAACGCAGAGGGTGAGGAGGAAGCCGTTCGCTCCCTGAACG
This window encodes:
- a CDS encoding 6-phospho-beta-glucosidase, which encodes MSSVFPENFLWGGAVAAHQVEGGWDRDGKGPSIVDVLSGGDVDTQRKITDGVLEGYHYPNHEATAFYDHYKGDVALLAEMGFKCFRTSIYWPRIFPKGDELVPNEAGLQYYDDLFDELLKHGIEPVITLSHFEMPLHLSKEYGGFKDRRVVDFFVRYAETVMRRYKNKVKYWMTFNEINNQRDLHLPLWGYSNSGVDYTVEEKPEECMYQVVHHEMVASAKVVKIGHSINPDFQIGCMVAWVPIYPYSCNPDDVMLAQEAMRNRFFFSDVHMRGEYPAYTLKEWERKGYNIKMEPGDLEILKEGVCDYIGFSYYMSVAVKADAEETTEGSMSGFTGSVKNPYVQASEWGWQIDPVGLRYSLCELYERYNKPLFIVENGFGAIDKVEESGEINDDYRIDYLKAHIEEMAKAVAYDGVDLMGYTPWGCIDCVSYGTGEYRKRYGFIYVDRHDDGTGTMGRSRKKSFCWYKDVISSNGEKL